A stretch of Methylogaea oryzae DNA encodes these proteins:
- the yegQ gene encoding tRNA 5-hydroxyuridine modification protein YegQ gives MRQVELLSPAGTLRNMRYAYAYGADAVYAGLPRYSLRVRNNDFLEDNLAIGIAEAHDLGKQFYLAANVLPHNAKVKSFIQDMAPIVAMGPDALIMADPGLMMLVREAWPDMPIHLSVQANTVNYAAVRFWQSAGVSRIILSRELSLDEIAEIRQQCPDMELEVFVHGALCIAYSGRCLLSGYFNHRDPNQGTCTNSCRWKYGMQAAAENAEGDYVAASVLNLPHPNPLPEGEGHTGADRATFKMADLNNAGCAGGERHPLADQVYFLEEENRPGELLPVFEDEHGTYIMNSKDLRAVEHVQRLVDAGVDSLKIEGRTKSHYYVARTAQVYRQAIDDALAGRPFDPTLLGVLENLASRGYTDGFYQRHHTQEYQNYVRGYSESHQQRFVGEITGRDEASGLAEVLVKNKFAVGDKLELILPQGNRDIVVERMENRDGQSMPEAPGGGHQVRIPLPPGALEYGLLARYL, from the coding sequence ATGCGCCAAGTCGAACTGCTTTCTCCCGCCGGTACCCTGCGCAATATGCGCTATGCCTATGCCTATGGCGCCGATGCCGTCTATGCCGGCCTGCCGCGCTACAGCCTCAGGGTGCGCAACAACGATTTCCTGGAAGACAACTTGGCTATCGGCATCGCCGAAGCCCATGACCTCGGCAAGCAATTCTATCTGGCGGCCAACGTGCTGCCGCACAACGCCAAGGTGAAATCCTTCATCCAGGACATGGCGCCCATCGTCGCCATGGGGCCGGACGCCCTCATCATGGCCGACCCCGGCCTGATGATGCTGGTGCGGGAAGCTTGGCCGGACATGCCCATCCACCTGTCGGTGCAGGCCAACACGGTCAATTACGCGGCGGTGCGCTTCTGGCAGTCGGCGGGGGTCAGCCGCATCATCCTGTCGCGGGAACTGTCCCTGGACGAGATCGCCGAAATCCGCCAGCAGTGCCCGGACATGGAACTGGAAGTGTTCGTCCACGGCGCCCTGTGCATCGCCTATTCGGGCAGGTGCCTGCTGTCCGGCTACTTCAACCACCGCGACCCCAACCAGGGCACCTGCACCAATTCCTGCCGCTGGAAATACGGCATGCAGGCGGCGGCGGAGAATGCGGAAGGGGATTATGTGGCGGCGTCTGTTTTGAATCTCCCTCACCCCAACCCTCTCCCTGAGGGAGAGGGACACACCGGAGCCGATCGCGCGACGTTTAAGATGGCCGACCTCAACAACGCCGGTTGCGCCGGCGGCGAGCGCCATCCCTTGGCCGACCAGGTGTATTTTCTGGAAGAGGAAAACCGTCCCGGCGAGTTGCTGCCGGTGTTCGAGGACGAGCACGGCACCTACATCATGAATTCCAAGGACCTGCGCGCCGTGGAACACGTGCAGCGCCTGGTGGATGCAGGGGTGGACAGCCTCAAGATCGAAGGCCGCACCAAGTCCCATTACTACGTGGCGCGCACCGCCCAGGTCTACCGCCAGGCCATCGACGACGCCCTGGCCGGCCGGCCGTTCGATCCGACGCTGTTGGGCGTGCTGGAAAATCTGGCTTCGCGCGGCTACACCGACGGCTTCTACCAGCGCCATCACACCCAGGAATACCAGAACTATGTGCGCGGCTATTCGGAAAGCCACCAGCAGCGTTTCGTCGGCGAGATTACCGGCCGCGACGAGGCCAGCGGCCTGGCCGAGGTGCTGGTGAAGAACAAGTTTGCCGTGGGCGACAAGCTGGAGCTGATTCTGCCGCAAGGCAACCGCGACATCGTGGTGGAGCGCATGGAGAACCGCGACGGCCAATCCATGCCGGAAGCGCCGGGGGGCGGCCACCAGGTGCGCATTCCGCTGCCGCCGGGCGCGTTGGAATACGGTTTGCTGGCCCGCTATCTGTAA
- a CDS encoding GrpB family protein, translated as MKVVVSPYDPAWEAHFERHRAIIRSALSRLEPSIDHIGSTALKSIGAKPIIDILVGLPATVSLDGAVTPLLAGGYAYIQKFDAAMPYRRFFAKLENLTAGPLPAVIGDGDDFALGRDYKTSVHIHVMAKDSYHWLRHIAFRDYLLAHPDARADYHRLKQKIAVMDLADPLDYNTHKEAFIREHQDKAMAWRERRRPSAGGVRGTPPRPIG; from the coding sequence ATGAAAGTCGTTGTCTCTCCCTATGACCCGGCCTGGGAAGCGCATTTCGAACGGCACCGGGCTATCATTCGATCCGCCTTGTCCCGCCTGGAACCGTCCATCGACCATATCGGCAGCACGGCGCTAAAAAGCATCGGCGCCAAACCCATCATCGATATCCTGGTCGGCCTGCCGGCGACGGTTTCGCTCGACGGCGCCGTAACGCCCCTGCTGGCCGGCGGTTACGCCTACATTCAAAAATTCGACGCCGCCATGCCTTACCGGCGCTTTTTCGCCAAGCTGGAAAACTTAACCGCCGGTCCGCTGCCCGCCGTCATCGGCGACGGCGACGATTTCGCCTTGGGCAGGGACTACAAGACCTCCGTCCACATCCATGTCATGGCAAAAGACAGCTACCACTGGCTGCGCCACATCGCCTTCCGGGACTACTTGCTGGCCCATCCCGACGCCAGAGCCGACTATCACCGGCTCAAGCAGAAAATCGCCGTCATGGACCTGGCCGACCCGCTGGATTACAACACCCATAAGGAGGCGTTCATCCGCGAGCATCAGGATAAAGCCATGGCCTGGCGGGAACGGCGCCGACCCTCCGCCGGCGGGGTCCGCGGGACACCGCCTCGGCCAATCGGCTAA
- a CDS encoding SulP family inorganic anion transporter: MTRHFRSDLATLQQHWRQDAPAGFLVFLVALPLCLGIAIASGFPPMAGIITAVVGGLLVSRLGSSQLAVTGPAAGLIVVILAAVESLGQGDDMAGYHRTLAAIVVAGLIQIALGYFKAGRLSAFFPLPVVHGMLAAIGIIIMAKQLHVLMGVHSKAATLLQAIGEVPSSLVHFNPQIAAIGAVCLAILLLWPLVSHPALKRIPAPLLVVASGLLLGQFFELDHYRTFFSLPPFEYSLGPQYLLPVPDNFFDNFYAPDFSQVFSTRFWGAVISICLVGSLETLLVGTAVDKLDPERRSSDLNRDLVAVGVGNAVAGLLGGLPMIVEIVRSSTAIENGAKSAWTNFFHGAFLLLFVALFPRLLHEIPLASLAALLVYTGYRLASPSTFAAIAEVGAGPLAVFVVTIVGVLATDLLMGVLIGIAAKLLLTLLSGVSPANLLKLAYRIERRGDGGYHITVSGAAIFSNFIALKTELAALPAGGSIVFDLSESDLIDHTVMDLIDEFRRDYTAKGGACRIHGLENHKAASDHPLAARKRDGR, encoded by the coding sequence ATGACACGACACTTCCGCTCCGACCTCGCCACCCTGCAACAACATTGGCGCCAGGACGCCCCGGCCGGCTTCCTGGTGTTCCTCGTCGCCTTGCCGCTGTGCTTAGGCATCGCCATCGCCTCGGGCTTTCCCCCCATGGCGGGCATCATCACGGCGGTGGTTGGCGGCCTGCTGGTGTCGCGCTTGGGCAGCAGCCAGCTCGCGGTGACGGGACCGGCGGCGGGCTTGATTGTGGTGATACTAGCCGCGGTGGAATCTCTCGGCCAGGGCGACGACATGGCCGGCTACCACCGCACCCTGGCGGCCATCGTGGTGGCCGGCCTGATCCAAATCGCCCTGGGCTATTTCAAGGCGGGCCGGCTCAGCGCGTTTTTCCCGCTGCCGGTGGTGCACGGCATGCTGGCGGCCATCGGCATCATCATCATGGCCAAACAGTTGCACGTGCTGATGGGGGTGCATTCGAAGGCCGCCACCTTGCTGCAAGCCATCGGCGAAGTGCCTTCCAGCCTGGTGCACTTCAATCCGCAGATCGCCGCCATCGGCGCCGTCTGCCTGGCCATCCTGCTGCTGTGGCCGCTGGTGTCCCACCCCGCGCTGAAGCGTATTCCCGCCCCTCTGCTTGTGGTGGCGAGCGGACTGCTGCTGGGGCAGTTCTTCGAACTGGACCATTACCGGACGTTTTTCTCGCTGCCGCCTTTCGAATACAGCCTGGGACCGCAGTATTTGCTGCCGGTGCCGGACAATTTTTTCGACAATTTTTATGCGCCGGACTTTTCCCAGGTGTTTTCGACCCGTTTCTGGGGCGCGGTGATCAGCATCTGCCTGGTGGGCAGCCTGGAGACCCTGCTGGTCGGGACGGCGGTGGATAAGCTCGATCCCGAACGGCGCTCCTCCGACCTCAATCGCGACCTGGTCGCGGTGGGCGTCGGCAACGCGGTGGCGGGCCTCCTTGGCGGCCTGCCCATGATCGTGGAAATCGTGCGCTCCTCCACCGCCATCGAGAACGGCGCCAAATCGGCCTGGACCAATTTTTTCCACGGCGCCTTCCTGTTGCTGTTCGTGGCGCTGTTCCCTCGGCTGCTGCACGAAATCCCGCTGGCTTCCCTGGCCGCCCTGCTGGTCTACACCGGCTACCGGCTCGCGTCGCCGAGCACTTTCGCGGCCATCGCCGAAGTGGGCGCGGGCCCCTTGGCCGTGTTCGTCGTCACCATCGTCGGCGTGCTGGCCACCGACTTGCTGATGGGGGTGCTCATCGGCATCGCCGCCAAGCTGCTGCTGACCCTGCTGAGCGGCGTCAGCCCCGCCAACCTGCTCAAACTCGCCTACCGCATCGAGCGGCGCGGCGACGGCGGCTACCACATCACAGTGAGTGGCGCGGCGATTTTCTCCAACTTCATCGCCCTGAAAACGGAATTGGCCGCCCTGCCGGCGGGCGGGAGCATCGTCTTCGACTTGTCCGAGTCCGACCTGATAGACCACACGGTGATGGATCTGATCGACGAGTTCCGCCGCGACTATACGGCCAAAGGCGGGGCATGCCGCATCCACGGCCTGGAAAACCACAAGGCCGCCAGCGATCATCCTCTGGCGGCGCGCAAGCGCGACGGCCGCTGA
- a CDS encoding CBS domain-containing protein, translated as MSRHPRIAQIMSRDIVAVAPNQTLAEAAETMTRLGVSALLVTEAGEPVGIVTERDILRAMGADTDLCEPVAGVMSRPVATVPADADSREAYHQLVRRGIRHLLVVDGRQAPVGMVSESDFRKDRGLEDFIRPRDVAGAMAKRVTRLGESATVAEAAALMEKEGCGYVVVVDDGDRPLGIVTERDMVRLYHGKAGRRLLAQAMSKPVAVIDPDAPLQEAVERMRQRRLRRLVVTDAAGVVAGVLTEHDLVRHLEHEYVDLLRDTVQAQARELREFHRMLGRREKLDEILAAASDLALVASRRNGRIIYANEHAQELLGKATALPGAFLPETLAAAGFEADWVREAWCVLRERGKWSGEAGLASLADQRYFDIHASLLSTGGAKPFGYVLTLRDITSQRLAVSALQASETRYRTLVEHLPMRVFVKDRRFAYVSCNSKYAGDVAIAPADIVGKTDFEFFPAELAERYQNDDRRVMTEGLTLTVEEPFVDRQGRRLWIHTSKVPLRDDAGAIQGVVGIFADITERKRAEEELRRVNWALRALSRSNSALIHAESEENQFQTCCETVTSDGFYPLAWIGWALDDAEKTVQVRAAAGPARDYLQGLRVSWGDNALGRGPTGTVIRSGVTYVNNDLAGNPAFAPWREKARRAGLAASIVLPIKIGGATLGALNIYAREPDAFGAAEVALMEELAADLGFGVQTRGVEEAFKAAQAQREKQAEKLRDALESIIGAVGATLERRDPYTAGHERRVSDLAATLAGHLGLESERVHGLRLAGTVHDIGKVQVPAEILSRPVRLNDMEMALVRTHAETGYEILKDIDFPWPIAEIVRQHHEYLDGSGYPHGRKGDEILLEARILTVADIVEAMSSHRPYRPGLGLDAALGQIQSMRGGQLDPCVVDACVELFRRRDYRFPE; from the coding sequence ATGAGTCGTCACCCGCGTATTGCCCAGATCATGAGCCGCGACATTGTCGCCGTCGCTCCCAACCAGACCCTGGCCGAGGCGGCGGAAACCATGACGCGGCTGGGCGTCAGCGCTTTGTTGGTGACCGAGGCCGGCGAGCCGGTGGGCATCGTGACCGAGCGGGACATATTGCGCGCCATGGGCGCGGACACGGACCTGTGCGAACCCGTGGCGGGCGTCATGAGCCGTCCGGTGGCGACCGTTCCCGCCGACGCCGACAGCCGCGAGGCCTACCACCAGCTGGTGCGCCGCGGCATTCGGCACTTGCTGGTGGTGGACGGACGGCAGGCGCCGGTGGGCATGGTCAGCGAAAGCGACTTTCGCAAAGACCGCGGCTTGGAGGATTTCATCCGGCCGCGCGACGTGGCCGGCGCCATGGCCAAGCGCGTGACGCGGCTGGGGGAGTCGGCCACGGTGGCCGAGGCGGCGGCGTTGATGGAAAAGGAAGGTTGCGGTTACGTGGTCGTCGTCGATGACGGCGACCGCCCCTTGGGCATCGTCACCGAGCGCGACATGGTGCGGCTCTACCACGGCAAGGCGGGGCGCCGGCTTTTGGCGCAGGCCATGAGCAAGCCGGTGGCCGTCATCGATCCGGACGCACCGTTGCAGGAGGCGGTCGAGCGCATGCGGCAGCGGCGCTTGCGCCGCCTGGTGGTGACCGATGCCGCCGGCGTCGTGGCGGGCGTGTTGACCGAGCACGACTTGGTCCGGCATCTCGAGCACGAATACGTGGACCTGTTGCGCGATACCGTGCAGGCCCAGGCGCGCGAGCTGCGCGAATTCCACCGCATGCTCGGCCGGCGCGAGAAGCTGGACGAGATTTTAGCCGCGGCGTCCGATCTGGCGCTGGTGGCAAGCCGTCGCAATGGGCGCATCATTTACGCTAACGAACACGCGCAAGAACTGCTGGGCAAGGCAACCGCGCTGCCCGGCGCGTTTCTGCCCGAGACGCTGGCCGCTGCGGGATTCGAGGCGGATTGGGTGCGGGAGGCTTGGTGCGTGTTGCGGGAACGCGGCAAATGGAGCGGCGAGGCGGGTTTGGCTTCCCTTGCGGACCAGCGTTACTTCGACATTCATGCTTCCTTATTGTCGACGGGCGGAGCCAAGCCTTTCGGTTATGTGTTGACCCTGCGCGACATCACTTCCCAGAGACTGGCCGTGTCGGCGTTGCAGGCCAGCGAAACCCGCTACCGCACCCTGGTGGAGCATTTGCCCATGCGGGTTTTCGTCAAGGACCGCCGGTTCGCCTACGTGTCCTGCAACAGCAAATACGCCGGCGACGTGGCAATCGCCCCAGCCGACATCGTCGGCAAGACCGATTTCGAGTTTTTTCCCGCCGAACTGGCCGAGCGTTACCAAAACGACGATCGGCGCGTGATGACGGAGGGCCTGACGCTTACCGTCGAAGAGCCCTTTGTCGACCGGCAGGGGCGGCGCTTGTGGATCCACACCAGCAAAGTCCCCTTGCGGGACGACGCCGGCGCGATCCAGGGCGTAGTGGGGATTTTCGCCGATATCACCGAACGCAAGCGGGCGGAAGAAGAGTTGCGTCGGGTGAACTGGGCGTTGCGCGCCCTGAGCCGCAGCAATTCCGCCCTGATCCACGCGGAGTCCGAGGAGAATCAGTTCCAGACCTGTTGCGAAACCGTCACCAGCGACGGCTTTTATCCGTTGGCGTGGATCGGCTGGGCGCTGGACGACGCGGAGAAAACCGTTCAGGTGCGCGCGGCGGCGGGGCCGGCGCGGGATTATTTGCAAGGGCTGCGGGTATCCTGGGGCGACAACGCCTTGGGGCGCGGCCCCACCGGCACGGTCATCCGCAGCGGCGTCACCTACGTCAACAACGACCTTGCCGGCAATCCGGCGTTTGCGCCGTGGCGGGAAAAGGCCCGGCGGGCCGGGCTGGCCGCCTCCATCGTGCTGCCCATCAAAATCGGCGGGGCCACTCTGGGCGCGCTCAATATCTACGCGAGAGAACCCGACGCCTTCGGCGCGGCTGAAGTGGCGCTCATGGAGGAGTTGGCCGCGGATTTGGGCTTCGGGGTGCAAACGCGCGGCGTCGAGGAGGCCTTTAAAGCCGCCCAGGCCCAGCGGGAGAAACAGGCGGAAAAATTGCGCGACGCCCTGGAGAGCATCATCGGCGCGGTGGGCGCCACCCTGGAGCGGCGCGACCCCTACACCGCCGGCCACGAGCGGCGGGTGTCCGACTTGGCGGCCACCCTGGCGGGCCACCTGGGCCTGGAGTCCGAGCGGGTGCACGGCTTGCGCCTGGCCGGCACCGTGCACGATATCGGCAAGGTGCAGGTTCCGGCAGAAATCCTCAGTCGGCCGGTGCGCCTCAACGACATGGAAATGGCCCTGGTGCGCACCCATGCGGAGACCGGCTACGAGATACTCAAGGATATCGATTTTCCCTGGCCCATCGCCGAAATCGTTCGCCAGCACCACGAATATTTGGACGGGTCGGGTTATCCCCACGGCCGCAAGGGCGACGAAATCCTGTTGGAGGCGCGCATCCTCACCGTGGCGGACATCGTCGAAGCCATGTCCTCGCACCGGCCGTACCGTCCCGGCTTGGGCCTGGATGCCGCCCTGGGGCAAATTCAATCCATGCGCGGCGGCCAGTTGGATCCTTGCGTGGTGGACGCCTGCGTGGAATTGTTCCGTCGCCGGGATTACCGCTTCCCCGAATGA
- a CDS encoding GDCCVxC domain-containing (seleno)protein: MAIRLESVITCPHCGHSRRETMPLDYCQFFYDCRGCGALLRPKPGDCCVYCSYGSEPCPPRQEGGDGGHGCCCGDALRP; encoded by the coding sequence GTGGCAATCCGGCTGGAATCCGTCATCACCTGTCCCCATTGCGGCCATAGCCGGCGCGAAACGATGCCGCTCGATTATTGCCAGTTTTTCTACGATTGCCGCGGTTGCGGCGCCCTGCTGCGCCCCAAGCCGGGCGACTGCTGCGTGTACTGTTCCTACGGCAGCGAGCCGTGTCCGCCGCGCCAAGAAGGAGGGGACGGCGGGCACGGTTGCTGTTGCGGCGACGCCTTGCGCCCCTGA
- a CDS encoding flavin reductase family protein, translated as MSDSMAALFQRLTHGVYAVGVAHGEQRNAFTAAWVMQVSFNPLMLALSINPNHSSYGMLRQGKAFSINVLKKDQLELAAHYAEPASADKLALVEWVPGRSGVPLINDALAWFECEVAGECPAGDHVVVLGRVVDGKLRDAAAEPMTYRDTGSMDGAAALFPAAFD; from the coding sequence ATGAGCGACTCGATGGCGGCGCTGTTTCAGCGCCTAACCCACGGTGTGTATGCGGTGGGCGTGGCTCATGGCGAGCAGCGCAACGCCTTTACCGCCGCTTGGGTGATGCAGGTTTCCTTCAATCCTTTGATGCTGGCGTTGAGCATCAATCCGAACCATTCCTCCTACGGCATGTTGCGGCAAGGCAAAGCTTTCAGCATCAATGTGCTGAAAAAAGATCAGCTGGAACTGGCCGCCCACTACGCCGAGCCGGCCAGCGCCGACAAGCTGGCCCTGGTGGAATGGGTGCCGGGCCGCAGCGGCGTGCCGCTGATCAACGACGCCCTGGCCTGGTTCGAATGCGAGGTGGCGGGCGAGTGCCCGGCCGGCGACCACGTCGTGGTGCTGGGCCGGGTGGTCGACGGCAAGCTGCGCGACGCGGCGGCCGAGCCCATGACCTACCGCGACACCGGCAGCATGGACGGCGCCGCCGCGTTGTTCCCCGCAGCGTTCGACTGA
- a CDS encoding cation:proton antiporter, whose product MIHDTFSAALLLLGLSVSAVTLLRRVKLPPVLGYLAVGLAAGPHALGWLEHGASMELLAEVGLVFLLFSIGLEVSLPQFLAMGGPALSLGGSQVLLTALAGAAALHGLTDLPWTGALVAGVAMALSSTAIAAKQLSDQLEINLVHGRLALAILLLQDLAVVPVLVVMPLLSGGGAESITLPLLWALGKGVFAFAAMLAGGRWILRPLFHHIAALHSSELFMLTVLLVSLAAAWITHLLGLSLELGAFLAGMMLAETEFLHQIRADVRPFRDVLMGLFFVGVGMRLDLVQLQPVWPQALALLVFLLAGKGFLITLLARLAGYDRGVALSTGLVLAQGGEFSFVLLTLAINLGLLSDAASQPLIAALVLSMLAAPFAIRYNVPIATRLFARSYLRERYAETRHLTKAARDLHDHVILCGFGRIGQILSHFLRAGGIPYIALDLDPSRIKEAHEAGEPVFYGDATHREILSGAGIRRARAVVITVHDAPYAEKIVQVVKRYRPDVAILVRVHNDLWLEKLEAAGAAKVVPEKVEAAMALAQHLLQQYDLTPAETLKWVESFREDHYMKLRGLFVGEVAGNMDEEALSLHTVLLPEEYWGADYRLADFDFEKMSVKVATILRRDVRIEKPAPDWQLAPGDVLVLQGRSEAVEKAQQALLGVCRT is encoded by the coding sequence ATGATCCACGATACTTTTAGCGCCGCCTTGCTGCTGCTGGGCTTGTCGGTGTCCGCCGTCACCCTGCTGCGCCGCGTCAAGCTGCCACCCGTGTTGGGCTATTTGGCCGTCGGTTTGGCCGCCGGTCCCCACGCATTGGGCTGGCTGGAACACGGCGCGTCCATGGAGCTGCTGGCGGAAGTGGGCTTGGTGTTCCTGCTGTTTTCCATCGGGCTGGAAGTGTCTCTGCCGCAATTCCTCGCCATGGGCGGCCCGGCCCTGAGTTTGGGAGGATCGCAGGTGCTGCTCACCGCCCTGGCCGGCGCGGCGGCGCTGCACGGACTGACCGATCTGCCCTGGACCGGGGCGCTGGTAGCCGGCGTGGCGATGGCTTTGTCGTCCACCGCCATCGCCGCCAAGCAACTGAGCGACCAACTGGAAATCAACCTGGTGCACGGCCGGCTGGCCTTGGCGATTTTGCTGTTGCAGGACTTGGCGGTGGTGCCGGTGCTGGTGGTCATGCCCCTGCTCAGCGGCGGCGGAGCCGAAAGCATCACCCTGCCGTTGCTGTGGGCGCTGGGCAAAGGCGTGTTCGCCTTCGCAGCCATGCTGGCGGGCGGGCGCTGGATTTTGCGTCCGCTGTTCCATCACATCGCCGCCCTGCACTCCTCTGAGCTGTTCATGCTCACCGTGCTGCTGGTGTCCCTGGCCGCCGCCTGGATCACCCATCTGCTGGGCCTGTCCCTGGAACTGGGGGCGTTCCTGGCCGGCATGATGCTGGCGGAAACGGAGTTCCTGCACCAAATCCGCGCCGACGTGCGGCCGTTCCGCGACGTGCTGATGGGGCTGTTTTTCGTCGGCGTCGGCATGCGCCTGGACCTGGTCCAACTGCAGCCGGTTTGGCCGCAGGCACTGGCGCTGCTGGTCTTTTTGCTGGCCGGCAAGGGCTTCCTCATCACGCTGTTGGCGCGCCTGGCCGGTTACGACCGGGGCGTGGCGCTCAGCACCGGCCTGGTGCTGGCCCAGGGCGGCGAATTCAGCTTCGTGCTGCTGACCCTGGCCATCAACTTGGGCCTGCTGTCCGACGCCGCCAGCCAGCCGTTGATCGCCGCCCTGGTGTTGTCCATGCTGGCGGCACCCTTCGCCATCCGCTACAACGTGCCCATCGCCACGCGGCTGTTCGCCCGCAGCTATTTGCGCGAGCGCTACGCCGAAACGCGCCATTTGACCAAGGCCGCCCGCGACCTGCACGACCACGTCATCCTGTGCGGCTTCGGCCGCATCGGCCAGATCCTGTCCCACTTTCTGCGCGCCGGCGGCATCCCCTACATCGCCCTGGATTTGGACCCGTCCCGCATCAAGGAAGCCCACGAAGCAGGCGAGCCGGTGTTCTACGGCGACGCCACCCACCGGGAAATCCTTTCCGGCGCCGGCATCCGCCGCGCGCGGGCGGTGGTGATCACCGTGCACGATGCGCCCTATGCGGAGAAGATCGTCCAGGTGGTGAAACGCTACCGGCCCGACGTGGCCATCCTGGTGCGGGTGCACAACGACCTGTGGCTGGAGAAACTGGAAGCGGCCGGGGCCGCCAAGGTCGTGCCGGAAAAGGTGGAAGCCGCCATGGCCCTGGCCCAGCACCTGCTGCAACAGTACGACCTGACGCCGGCGGAAACCCTCAAATGGGTGGAGTCCTTCCGCGAAGACCATTACATGAAACTGCGCGGTCTGTTCGTCGGCGAGGTGGCGGGCAACATGGACGAGGAAGCGCTGTCGCTGCACACCGTGCTGTTGCCGGAGGAATACTGGGGCGCCGACTATCGCCTGGCGGACTTCGATTTCGAGAAAATGAGCGTCAAAGTGGCGACGATACTGCGGCGCGATGTCCGCATCGAAAAGCCGGCGCCGGATTGGCAACTGGCGCCGGGAGATGTGTTGGTGCTGCAAGGCCGCTCCGAGGCGGTGGAAAAAGCCCAGCAGGCCCTGCTGGGCGTGTGCCGCACCTAA
- a CDS encoding carboxynorspermidine decarboxylase codes for MPSAAILPSWSQQPGLETPAFVYDERLIEGKLAVLRQGTQGSGLKVLYSIKALPFRPLLELVRPWVEGFSVSSLFEARLAAEVLAGRGDLHLTSPGLRLEDAAELAEPGLRIGFNSLGQWQRLHPLLRGRASCGLRINPEISFLDDARYDPCRPHSKLGVPLSQVAALGDARPQGVQGIHFHTVFQARDFAPLRQTVARIEAALGDWLAGLQWINLGGGYTWDTPEDLAGLVEVAQGLRRRWDVEVLFEPGKAVVGEAGCLAARVLDVFDSGGKTVAVLDTSVNHNPEVFEYQRRPALLNEAPGGVHNVILAGGTCLAGDVFGEYRLAGPPRPGDLMVFANVGAYSLIKANRFNGHNLPSIYALDGDGCLQPRKGYGYEDYRRQWSA; via the coding sequence ATGCCGTCCGCGGCGATCCTGCCGAGTTGGTCGCAACAGCCGGGGCTCGAAACCCCGGCTTTTGTTTACGACGAACGCCTGATCGAAGGCAAGCTGGCCGTCCTGCGTCAGGGCACGCAAGGCAGCGGCCTTAAAGTCCTCTATTCTATCAAAGCCTTGCCGTTCCGGCCCTTGCTGGAGCTGGTCCGCCCCTGGGTGGAAGGTTTTTCCGTGTCCTCCCTGTTCGAGGCCAGGCTGGCGGCGGAGGTTTTGGCGGGGCGAGGCGATTTGCACCTGACTTCGCCGGGCCTGCGACTCGAAGACGCGGCCGAACTGGCCGAGCCGGGCCTGCGCATCGGCTTCAATTCCCTCGGCCAGTGGCAGCGGTTGCATCCTTTGCTGCGGGGCCGCGCCAGTTGCGGCCTACGTATCAACCCGGAAATCTCCTTTCTGGACGACGCCCGCTACGATCCCTGCCGTCCCCATTCCAAGCTGGGCGTGCCCTTGTCCCAGGTGGCGGCGCTTGGCGATGCCCGGCCGCAAGGCGTGCAGGGCATCCACTTCCATACCGTCTTCCAGGCGCGGGATTTCGCCCCCCTTCGGCAAACCGTGGCCCGTATCGAGGCGGCATTGGGCGATTGGCTGGCGGGATTGCAATGGATCAACCTGGGCGGCGGCTATACATGGGATACGCCCGAGGACTTGGCCGGCCTGGTGGAAGTGGCTCAAGGGCTGCGCCGGCGCTGGGACGTGGAGGTGTTGTTCGAGCCGGGCAAGGCGGTGGTGGGCGAGGCCGGCTGTTTGGCCGCGCGGGTGCTGGACGTGTTCGACAGCGGCGGCAAAACGGTGGCGGTGTTGGACACCTCGGTAAATCACAACCCGGAAGTGTTCGAATACCAGCGCCGGCCGGCCTTGCTCAACGAAGCGCCCGGCGGCGTCCACAACGTTATCCTGGCTGGCGGCACCTGCCTAGCGGGCGACGTGTTCGGCGAATACCGCCTGGCAGGGCCGCCACGGCCGGGCGACTTGATGGTATTCGCCAACGTCGGCGCTTACAGCCTCATCAAAGCCAATCGTTTCAACGGCCACAACCTGCCGTCCATTTACGCCCTGGACGGCGACGGATGCCTGCAACCGCGCAAGGGCTACGGCTACGAGGATTACCGCCGCCAGTGGAGTGCGTAG